TGATTTGCTTATCAATAACGCAGCGGTAATGACGCCTCCCAAACGACTGAAAACTTCGGATGGCTTCGAGTTGCAGTTCGGGGCCAACTATCTCGGTCATTTCGCACTTACTGCTGCGCTTCTGCCGTTGCTACGCAAAGGCTCGGAGGCGCGTGTGATTTCGCTATCGAGCATTGCTGCGCGGAACGGTGCAATCAACTTCGGCGATTTGCAGTCAGAACAGAGCTATGCGCCGATGCGCGCTTACAGCCAGTCAAAGCTCGCCTGTCTGATGTTCGCCTTCGAACTGCAACGGCGCAGTGATGCGGGTGGATGGGGACTCACCAGCATTGCCGCGCATCCTGGCATATCTCGCACAAATCTTCTGCACAATGCGCCAGGTCGCTGGAGCCTTGCGGGTATGGCACGAACATTTCTGTGGTTTCTGTTTCAACCTGCGTCGCAAGGAGCTCTCCCCACGCTATTTGCAGCGACATCGCCCGAAGCAAAACCAGGCGCTTATTACGGGCCTAATCAAATGGGCGAAATACGCGGCTATCCCGCATTATCTAAAATCCCTTCTCAGGCGAAGGATTCGATTGCCTGCGATCATCTCTGGCAGGTGTCCGAGCAACTGATAAAGGATGCGCCAAAACGCAAACATTGTTAGGCCTGATGCGAGGCAGCAAACAGTTCCCGGAAAGCGTCATTACTGAGAACAGCTGCAAGGTGCCTTTGAATAAGGCAATCAGAGGATGCTGCCATCTAAGTCAAGCCCGTCTAAGCAATTGAAGGCGCTTGGGGGACAGTGGCGGTGAGAGAGGGATTCGAACCCTCGGTAGCGGTAAGGCTACGCATCTTTAGCAAAGATGTGCTTTCGACCACTCAGCCATCTCACCAAAACTGTCTGCCGCAGTGCGGGCAGGGGTGACTATTAGCGCGACAGTGGGCACTCCGTCAACGCAAAAGATGATCTTATGAAACAGAATCTCTACTTCCCCCCAGGCTTCTCCCGCGTACCCTCTTCTGTCTATGAACGGGATCCCCCATGACCGCCCTGGAACGCTGGAAAAAGCGTTGAAGCTGAATCTCGCCCATCGTGTTTACGGCACCTTTGCCGAAATCGGCGCGGGGCAAGAGATCGCCAATTGGTTTTTCCGTGCGGGCGGGGCTTCCGGCACTGTGGCCAAGACCATGTCCGCCTATGACATGACCTTCAGTGATGAGATCTATGGCAAGAGCGCCCGTTACGTCTCCCGGCAGCGCATGCAGGCCATGCTGGACCATGAATACCAGATTGTTCATGAACGCCTCGCAGATAAGAGAGGGCAGGGGACCACCTTCTTTGCCCTGGCCAATACCGTCCGCGCCAAGGGTTTCCGTGATACCAAGGAAGAATGTCATGGCTGGATGGGGCTGCGGTTTCAAACGGATCCGCAAGGTCCCAGCAGCGATATTCAACTGCATGTGCGCCTGCTTGATGCCACCAATGCCCGCCAGGCGGAGGCTCTAGGCATCCTGGGCGTCAATCTCCTCTACGCGGCTTACCATTTGCGGGACCACTTGCCTACTTTTCTTCACAGCCTCATGGATGAGCTCTCCCGCTGGCGGGTGGAGATTGACATGGTGGACTTCACCGGGCCAGCCTTTGATGCCCCTGTATATCAGGACCGTCTTGTCGCCCTGGAACTCGTCCGCAGTGACCTTGCCGATGCCGCCCTCTTTGGTGCCAATGGTGAGATCTGGCAGGCATCAGACATCCTTTATAAACGCCCTGTTTTGCTCAACCGAGGCAGTTTTGATCCCATCACCCGCGTCAATCTGGACATGCTCCAGCAGGGCGAGCGGGCTTTCACGGAGGACTTTGGACCTCTGGCACAAAACCATATCGAGATTCTCGAAATCACCATGCATAACCTCCTCTGCATGGAGGACTGCTCGGTTGAATATGACAACTTCCTGGCTCGTGCGGACGTGTTGCAATCACTGGGTAAAAACGTGCTCATCTCCAAGTATGCGGAGTTTCACCGCCTCAGCGGCTTCCTCTCCCGGCACACCCACGAACCCATTGGCATCATCCTAGGATTACCGTTGTTTGAAGAGCTCTTCAATGAGCGTTGGTATACAGATCTGGAAGGCGGGTTGATGGAGGCCTTTGGCCGCCTGTTCCGTAACCAAGTGCGTTTATACGTCTATCCAGCAGGGGATCCCATGACAGGAAAGGTGCGTGATGCACGCCATGCCAGGGTGACCCGGGACCAGCAGCATCTGCTCAATTATCTCCTTGATACAGGTTCCATCCACCCCATCCGCAATGGGCTTGAAGATAACATTTTCCAAACCAGCGCTGATGTCCGGCAGATGATCCTGCAGCGTGATGACCGCTGGCGCAGCCTCGTGCCGCCAATCGTCCTGGAAAGCGGTCCTTGGATGGCGATGTAGCTCTGACGCATAGCTCTTGGCTGGTAACGAAAAACCGCCGCAGGATTTCTCCGGCGGCGGTTAAGATTCAAATCAGATTTGTCGGCTTACTTGCCAGGAACGCCATAAACGGCGACTTCGCAATAATGGTTCATCTCGTTGGAGGTGTTGCCATTGCTGTAAAGGCGGACGTACTGGGCCTTGGTGTTTTTGCCATCGATCACGCGACCGTGGTTGGTTTCAATGTAAGCAGGATCAGCACCGGCACCCATTTTCAGAGTGTCGTCATGATCGGAATTGAAGAGGGTGGTGACACCGGTCTTGAACTCTTTGTCGTCGGAGACCTGAATGATCACGTCCACATAAGCCTGTGCCTGCTTGTGGTAGTGCCAGGTAGCGATTTTGTTGATCGTGGTAGAAGCACCCAGGTCGATCTGCACCCACTGAGGACCAGGAGCCAGTTCGACAAAGCAGCCATCGGAACCGTCGGCGTCGCCATCGGTCACCAGGGTCAGTTCGCCGATGATTGGAGCTGGGTCACTGGAGGTGACTTCCTTTTCCAGGGCCAGATTCACCGTGCCTTTAGGGGCTTGGAAGGACTTGATGATTTTGGAAGGATCAGGCTGCTCCAGGTTTGGAAGCTTCGCTGGCACCGGAGTACCGATGAACATAGGCTTCGGGAACTCGATTTTGATTTCTTCCATTTCCTGAGCGGAAACCGAAGTGCTGAGAGCTGCGATGGCAGCGAGGGCAAGGGTCGTGTGTTTCATTTGGGGGAATCGTTGGTTGGTGAAGTGCCTGGAGCCAAGCGTGAGG
The DNA window shown above is from Prosthecobacter fusiformis and carries:
- a CDS encoding SDR family oxidoreductase, which gives rise to MANTSNQNSSEAVALWTAAQMPSQKGRSVVITGTGGLGFENALQIVRGGGEVIIAGRNPQKGADAVAKIRAEVSSANVVFEQVDLASLQSVTDFGARLRRQRESLDLLINNAAVMTPPKRLKTSDGFELQFGANYLGHFALTAALLPLLRKGSEARVISLSSIAARNGAINFGDLQSEQSYAPMRAYSQSKLACLMFAFELQRRSDAGGWGLTSIAAHPGISRTNLLHNAPGRWSLAGMARTFLWFLFQPASQGALPTLFAATSPEAKPGAYYGPNQMGEIRGYPALSKIPSQAKDSIACDHLWQVSEQLIKDAPKRKHC
- a CDS encoding TonB-dependent receptor, whose product is MNGIPHDRPGTLEKALKLNLAHRVYGTFAEIGAGQEIANWFFRAGGASGTVAKTMSAYDMTFSDEIYGKSARYVSRQRMQAMLDHEYQIVHERLADKRGQGTTFFALANTVRAKGFRDTKEECHGWMGLRFQTDPQGPSSDIQLHVRLLDATNARQAEALGILGVNLLYAAYHLRDHLPTFLHSLMDELSRWRVEIDMVDFTGPAFDAPVYQDRLVALELVRSDLADAALFGANGEIWQASDILYKRPVLLNRGSFDPITRVNLDMLQQGERAFTEDFGPLAQNHIEILEITMHNLLCMEDCSVEYDNFLARADVLQSLGKNVLISKYAEFHRLSGFLSRHTHEPIGIILGLPLFEELFNERWYTDLEGGLMEAFGRLFRNQVRLYVYPAGDPMTGKVRDARHARVTRDQQHLLNYLLDTGSIHPIRNGLEDNIFQTSADVRQMILQRDDRWRSLVPPIVLESGPWMAM
- a CDS encoding discoidin domain-containing protein; the encoded protein is MKHTTLALAAIAALSTSVSAQEMEEIKIEFPKPMFIGTPVPAKLPNLEQPDPSKIIKSFQAPKGTVNLALEKEVTSSDPAPIIGELTLVTDGDADGSDGCFVELAPGPQWVQIDLGASTTINKIATWHYHKQAQAYVDVIIQVSDDKEFKTGVTTLFNSDHDDTLKMGAGADPAYIETNHGRVIDGKNTKAQYVRLYSNGNTSNEMNHYCEVAVYGVPGK